One genomic window of Vicugna pacos chromosome 18, VicPac4, whole genome shotgun sequence includes the following:
- the MEIOB gene encoding meiosis-specific with OB domain-containing protein isoform X4, translating to MICWDNESILLAQSWMPRKTVIFASDVRISFDKFRNCMTATVISKTIITTNPDTPEANILLNFIRENKETIPLDDEVDSYLKESINLSSIVDVYTVEQLKVKALKNEGKADPFYGILYAYISTLNIDDETTKVVRNRCSGCGYIVNEASSTCTTCNKDSLGFKSVFLSFDMLIDLTDHTGTLHSCGLTGSVAEETLGCTVNEFLAMTDEQKTTLKWQFLLERSKIYLKFFLSHRARGGLRISVLSCKLADPIEASRNLSGQRNI from the exons ATGATATG TTGGGATAATGAATCTATTCTTCTTGCACAGAGCTGGATGCCACGAAAAACAG TAATATTTGCCTCAGATGTAAGAATAAGTTTTGACAAATTTCGGAACTGCATGACAGCAACTGTAATCTCAAAAACCATTATTACAACTAATCCAG atacaccagaagctaacatcCTACTGAAttttataagagaaaataaagaaacaattcctCTGGATGATGAAGTTGACAGTTATTTGAAAGAATCCATCAATT taagtTCAATAGTTGATGTCTATACAGTTGAACAATTAAAGGTAAAAGCTTTGAAGAATGAAGGAAAAGCTGATCCTTTCTATGGAATTCTTTATGCTTACATTTCTACACTGAACATTGATGATGAAACTACAAAAGTAGTTCGAAATAGATG ttcaggTTGTGGTTACATCGTAAATGAAGCATCCAGCACTTGTACAACTTGCAACAAAGATTCTTTGGGatttaaatctgtttttctcaGCTTCGATATGCTAATTGATCTTACTGATCACACAGGTACCCTCCATTCCTGCGGTCTCACAGGAAGTGTTGCTGAGGAGACTTTGGGCTGCACG gtaAATGAGTTTCTTGCAATGacagatgaacagaaaacaaCATTGAAGTGGCAATTTCTTTTGGAAAGAAGCAAAATTTATTTGAAA TTTTTTTTATCACATAGAGCAAGGGGTGGACTGAGAATTAGTGTGCTCTCCTGTAAGCTTGCAGATCCTATTGAAGCAAGTAGGAACTTGTCTGGACAacgaaatatttaa